The following proteins come from a genomic window of Pseudomonas syringae:
- the odhB gene encoding 2-oxoglutarate dehydrogenase complex dihydrolipoyllysine-residue succinyltransferase, with product MAIEIKAPSFPESVADGTISKWHKKEGDAVKRDEMLVDIETDKVVLEVLAEADGVMGPITKEEGAIVLSNEVLATLNDGATASAAPAPAPAAAAPASAPAAAPAASAGEEDPIAAPAARQLAEENGINLASVKGTGKDGRITKEDIVAAVEAKKSAPAAAPAAKPAAAAAPVVAAGDRTEKRVPMTRVRATVAKRLVEAQSNMAMLTTFNEVDMTEVMALRSKYKDLFEKSHNGVRLGFMSFFVKAATEALKRFPAVNASIDGSDIVYHGYADVGVAVSSDRGLVVPVLRNAEHMSLAEIEGGIATFGKKARDGKLSIDEMTGGTFTITNGGTFGSMMSTPIVNPPQAAILGMHNILQRPMAVNGQVVIRPMMYLALSYDHRLIDGKEAVTFLVTIKNLLEDPARLLLDI from the coding sequence ATGGCTATCGAGATCAAAGCCCCCTCTTTCCCGGAATCCGTTGCCGATGGCACCATTTCCAAGTGGCATAAAAAAGAGGGTGATGCGGTAAAACGCGACGAGATGCTTGTAGACATCGAGACTGACAAGGTTGTCCTCGAAGTGCTGGCCGAGGCTGACGGCGTGATGGGCCCGATCACCAAGGAAGAGGGCGCTATCGTCCTGTCCAACGAAGTGCTTGCCACGTTGAATGACGGTGCTACGGCATCTGCTGCTCCGGCACCTGCTCCAGCTGCTGCTGCGCCTGCCTCGGCACCCGCCGCTGCACCGGCTGCATCTGCTGGCGAAGAAGACCCGATTGCTGCGCCTGCTGCGCGTCAACTGGCTGAAGAAAACGGCATCAACCTGGCCAGCGTCAAGGGCACCGGTAAAGACGGCCGTATCACCAAGGAAGACATCGTTGCTGCAGTTGAAGCGAAGAAATCCGCTCCAGCCGCTGCGCCTGCCGCCAAGCCTGCTGCCGCCGCTGCTCCTGTTGTCGCCGCAGGCGATCGCACCGAGAAGCGCGTGCCGATGACCCGCGTGCGTGCAACCGTTGCCAAGCGTCTGGTCGAAGCCCAGTCGAACATGGCGATGCTGACCACTTTCAACGAAGTCGACATGACTGAAGTCATGGCTCTGCGTTCGAAGTACAAGGACCTGTTCGAGAAGTCGCACAACGGCGTTCGTCTTGGCTTCATGTCGTTCTTCGTCAAGGCCGCTACCGAGGCGCTGAAGCGCTTCCCGGCAGTCAACGCTTCGATCGACGGCTCCGACATCGTTTACCACGGTTATGCCGACGTTGGTGTAGCGGTTTCCAGCGATCGCGGCCTGGTTGTACCGGTTCTGCGTAACGCAGAACACATGAGCCTGGCCGAAATCGAAGGCGGCATCGCCACCTTCGGCAAGAAAGCCCGTGACGGTAAACTGTCGATCGATGAAATGACCGGTGGTACGTTCACCATCACCAATGGTGGTACTTTCGGTTCGATGATGTCGACGCCGATCGTCAACCCGCCACAGGCTGCAATTCTGGGCATGCACAACATTCTGCAGCGTCCGATGGCAGTCAACGGTCAGGTTGTGATTCGCCCGATGATGTATCTGGCGCTGTCTTACGATCACCGTCTGATCGATGGTAAAGAAGCAGTCACTTTCCTCGTTACCATCAAGAACCTGCTGGAAGACCCAGCTCGTCTGTTGCTGGATATCTGA